The following proteins are encoded in a genomic region of Sparus aurata chromosome 11, fSpaAur1.1, whole genome shotgun sequence:
- the LOC115591241 gene encoding cyclin-dependent kinase-like 5 isoform X2, with translation MKILDIGDVMNKFEVLGIVGEGAYGVVLKCRHKETNEIVAIKKFKDSEENEEVKETTLRELKMLRTLKQENIVELKEAFRRRGKLYLVFEYVEKNMLELLEELPNGVPTDKARSYIYQLIRAIHWCHKHDIVHRDIKPENLLISSDDVLKLCDFGFARNLSEGTDANYTEYVATRWYRSPELLLGAPYGKAVDMWSVGCILGELSDGQPLFPGESEIDQLFTIQKVLGPLPPEQMKLFYNNPRFHGLRFPAVNHPQTLERRYLGIIGGALLDLLKNLLLLNPTERFLTEQSLNHHAFQTLRLVERPGPPTPTPVRSSKRKPHHGDNTTPSRSHGGKSSGGHRSSSRECSSLPRHEDLHPNNDGFLNGNMPAAINLSPTLHPKNYQPQIYNHSTSCNMDLASSNLPHLLSPGEAKSKGDFEINLGSKVSDGPGAKYLKSNFRSQQNRHSFVEGKTNTLQSGEKHSRHSYMEAHSSTPSSSKFAYLNLSKSYGTLSDAKSVGNLNDVHLYADEPTSRYFPSSCLDLTAPSSPAPRRVDRLGPGAAGRGSMRERESNTLDSSYRRSSTRHKASEEAKSPDSLDPGDSGVERSHAHSLSAPHDPLAYGQGYTSPFSSQQRPHRHSMYVRRDHQRTHGADEGLSVGQGVPTRASSLQLLSPQLQHRTLPRHSGGSSREEDMSRSEQAPTEVIHSRPPIRDSTRDNTASFHTQRQKSEVGLYHDQQTEDGGSSKENRNIYSESMPRRVGSFYRDNSFHDSRGQSRAGDGTNHSKRQPAFDPWTGPDTVVLNSSEPSKEKEKQGFFRAIKKKKKKSQMMQVPEGRPPVIKKCLFPLFSPKNNKKHSSSVRVLPVVSSSMVPNEGVDTVMQKSSRSSSHQSSRHRSRDKSRDRDQERDRDRDKDWPPEKLSDSHSPSQPLKSLRKLLHLSSSSSNQTAQSDMRYQPLPNSASAQGGFTENRGHSGVSTPQLKSRQAAYPLPGQLESGWHTSALGRPEGNPYPEQMGIKGGQNGHGFGRPSRSRMPNLNDLKETAL, from the exons gaGACAAATGAAATTGTGGCCATTAAGAAATTCAAGGACAGTGAAG AAAATGAAGAGGTTAAAGAAACGACGCTACGGGAGCTCAAGATGCTCCGCACCCTCAAGCAGGAGAATATTGTGGAGTTGAAGGAGGCCTTCCGCAGAAGAGGAAAGCTGTATCTTGTCTTCGAGTATGTGGAGAAG aACATGCTCGAGCTGCTCGAGGAATTACCCAATGGTGTGCCGACTGACAAAGCTCGCAGCTACATTTACCAGTTAATCCGAGCAATTCACTGGTGCCACAAGCATGACATAGTGCACCGGG acataaAGCCAGAAAACCTTCTCATCAGCTCTGATGACGTCCTCAAGTTATGTGACTTCG GCTTTGCACGTAATCTCTCTGAGGGGACTGATGCCAATTACACCGAGTATGTGGCCACTAGATGGTACCGCTCTCCGGAGCTCCTGCTCGG GGCTCCTTACGGGAAGGCGGTGGACATGTGGTCAGTGGGCTGCATCTTAGGAGAGCTTAGCGACGGGCAGCCTCTGTTCCCGGGAGAGAGTGAGATCGACCAGCTCTTCACCATCCAGAAAGTGTTGGGACCCCTGCCACCAGAACAGATGAAGCTCTTCTATAACAACCCCCGCTTCCACGGACTGCGG TTCCCTGCTGTGAACCACCCCCAGACCTTGGAGCGGAGATACCTGGGAATCATCGGTGGAGCCCTGCTGGACCTGCTAAAG aacctgctgctgctcaaccCGACAGAACGCTTTCTCACAGAGCAGAGCCTGAACCACCACGCCTTCCAGACCCTGCGGCTGGTGGAGCGGCCCGGCCCACCTACACCTACACCTGTACGCTCTTCCAAGAGAAAACCGCACCATGGAGACAACACCACCCCCAGCAG GAGCCATGGGGGAAAGAGCTCGGGAGGCCACCgctccagcagcagagagtgCTCCAGCTTACCCCGGCACGAAGACCTCCACCCCAACAACGATGGCTTTCTCAACGGCAACATGCCTGCAGCAATCAACCTCAGTCCCACTCTGCATCCCAAGAACTACCAGCCGCAGATCTACAACCACTCCACCTCGTGCAACATGGACCTGGCCAGCAGCAACCTGCCTCATCTGCTCAGCCCTGGTGAAGCCAAGAGCAAGGGCGACTTTGAGATTAACCTTGGGTCCAAGGTGTCCGACGGCCCCGGAGCCAAGTACCTCAAATCCAACTTCCGCTCGCAGCAGAACCGCCATTCTTTTGTGGAGGGGAAGACCAACACGCTTCAATCCGGGGAGAAACACAGTCGACACAGCTACATGGAGGCCCACAGCTCCacgccctcctcctccaagtTCGCCTACCTGAACTTGTCCAAGAGCTATGGCACGCTTAGCGATGCCAAGTCGGTGGGGAACTTAAATGATGTTCATCTTTACGCTGATGAGCCCACATCTCGATACTTTCCCTCAAGCTGCCTGGACCTCACAGCCCCGAGCAGTCCAGCACCCCGCCGGGTGGACAGGCTGGGACCTGGCGCAGCTGGCAGAGGAAGCatgcgggagagagagagcaacaccCTGGACTCATCCTACAGGCGCTCCTCCACCCGCCACAAGGCCTCAGAGGAGGCCAAGTCACCAGATTCCCTAGACCCTGGGGACAGTGGCGTTGAGAGGAGCCACGCTCACTCTCTGTCCGCCCCGCATGACCCTCTAGCTTACGGTCAGGGATACACCAGCCCCTTCTCCTCCCAGCAGCGACCGCACCGCCACTCCATGTACGTACGGAGGGACCACCAGAGGACACATGGGGCGGATGAGGGGCTGTCGGTAGGGCAGGGGGTGCCTACCAGAGCCAGCAGCCTACAGCTCCTGTCCCCGCAGCTGCAGCACCGCACACTGCCTCGCCACTCTGGGGGCTCATCCAGAGAGGAAGACATGAGTAGG AGCGAACAGGCACCCACTGAGGTCATCCACAGCAGACCCCCAATAAGGGACTCCACAAGGGACAACACCGCATCTTTTCACACACAGCGGCAAAAAAGCGAG GTTGGCTTATATCATGACCAGCAAACAGAAGACGGGGGCTCCTCCAAAGAGAACCGCAACATCTACAGTGAATCCATGCCCAGGAGGGTGGGCAGCTTCTACCGAG ACAACTCCTTCCATGACAGCCGAGGTCAGAGCCGGGCCGGGGACGGAACGAACCACTCCAAACGTCAGCCGGCATTTGACCCCTG gaCTGGCCCAGATACCGTGGTGTTGAACTCCTCTGAGCCATCCAAAGAAAAGGAGAAGCAGGGTTTCTTCAGAgcaataaagaagaagaagaaaaaatctcAAATG ATGCAAGTCCCTGAAGGAAGGCCTCCTGTCATCAAGAAATGTCTTTTCCCTCTGTTTAGCCCAAAGAATAACAAAAAGCATAGTTCCTCTGTGAGAGTCCTCCCTGTAGTGTCCTCTTCCATG GTTCCTAATGAAGGGGTCGACACAGTCATGCAGAAGTCCTCCAGGTCCTCTAGTCACCAGAGCAGCCGCCACAGGAGCCGTGACAAGAGCAGAGACCGGGACCAAGAGCGGGACCGAGACAGGGACAAGGACTGGCCTCCTGAGAAACTGTCAGATTCACACTCGCCG AGCCAGCCGCTCAAGTCTCTGCGCAAGCTCCTGCACCTTTCGTCCTCGTCCTCCAACCAGACCGCACAGTCTGACATGCGCTACCAGCCGCTGCCTAATTCAGCCTCCGCTCAAGGTGGATTCACAGAAAACCGGGGTCACTCAGGGGTCAGCACGCCCCAGCTGAAGAGCCGACAGGCAGCCTACCCGCTGCCCGGACAGCTCGAGTCCGGCTGGCATACGTCTGCCCTCGGCCGCCCGGAGGGGAACCCTTACCCGGAGCAAATGGGCATCAAGGGAGGCCAGAACGGGCACGGCTTCGGACGCCCCTCCAGGTCCCGTATGCCAAACCTCAACGACCTGAAAGAGACGGCTCTGTGA
- the LOC115591241 gene encoding cyclin-dependent kinase-like 5 isoform X5, producing MKILDIGDVMNKFEVLGIVGEGAYGVVLKCRHKETNEIVAIKKFKDSEENEEVKETTLRELKMLRTLKQENIVELKEAFRRRGKLYLVFEYVEKNMLELLEELPNGVPTDKARSYIYQLIRAIHWCHKHDIVHRDIKPENLLISSDDVLKLCDFGFARNLSEGTDANYTEYVATRWYRSPELLLGAPYGKAVDMWSVGCILGELSDGQPLFPGESEIDQLFTIQKVLGPLPPEQMKLFYNNPRFHGLRFPAVNHPQTLERRYLGIIGGALLDLLKNLLLLNPTERFLTEQSLNHHAFQTLRLVERPGPPTPTPVRSSKRKPHHGDNTTPSRSHGGKSSGGHRSSSRECSSLPRHEDLHPNNDGFLNGNMPAAINLSPTLHPKNYQPQIYNHSTSCNMDLASSNLPHLLSPGEAKSKGDFEINLGSKVSDGPGAKYLKSNFRSQQNRHSFVEGKTNTLQSGEKHSRHSYMEAHSSTPSSSKFAYLNLSKSYGTLSDAKSVGNLNDVHLYADEPTSRYFPSSCLDLTAPSSPAPRRVDRLGPGAAGRGSMRERESNTLDSSYRRSSTRHKASEEAKSPDSLDPGDSGVERSHAHSLSAPHDPLAYGQGYTSPFSSQQRPHRHSMYVRRDHQRTHGADEGLSVGQGVPTRASSLQLLSPQLQHRTLPRHSGGSSREEDMSRSEQAPTEVIHSRPPIRDSTRDNTASFHTQRQKSEVGLYHDQQTEDGGSSKENRNIYSESMPRRVGSFYRVPSPRPDNSFHDSRGQSRAGDGTNHSKRQPAFDPWTGPDTVVLNSSEPSKEKEKQGFFRAIKKKKKKSQMVPNEGVDTVMQKSSRSSSHQSSRHRSRDKSRDRDQERDRDRDKDWPPEKLSDSHSPSQPLKSLRKLLHLSSSSSNQTAQSDMRYQPLPNSASAQGGFTENRGHSGVSTPQLKSRQAAYPLPGQLESGWHTSALGRPEGNPYPEQMGIKGGQNGHGFGRPSRSRMPNLNDLKETAL from the exons gaGACAAATGAAATTGTGGCCATTAAGAAATTCAAGGACAGTGAAG AAAATGAAGAGGTTAAAGAAACGACGCTACGGGAGCTCAAGATGCTCCGCACCCTCAAGCAGGAGAATATTGTGGAGTTGAAGGAGGCCTTCCGCAGAAGAGGAAAGCTGTATCTTGTCTTCGAGTATGTGGAGAAG aACATGCTCGAGCTGCTCGAGGAATTACCCAATGGTGTGCCGACTGACAAAGCTCGCAGCTACATTTACCAGTTAATCCGAGCAATTCACTGGTGCCACAAGCATGACATAGTGCACCGGG acataaAGCCAGAAAACCTTCTCATCAGCTCTGATGACGTCCTCAAGTTATGTGACTTCG GCTTTGCACGTAATCTCTCTGAGGGGACTGATGCCAATTACACCGAGTATGTGGCCACTAGATGGTACCGCTCTCCGGAGCTCCTGCTCGG GGCTCCTTACGGGAAGGCGGTGGACATGTGGTCAGTGGGCTGCATCTTAGGAGAGCTTAGCGACGGGCAGCCTCTGTTCCCGGGAGAGAGTGAGATCGACCAGCTCTTCACCATCCAGAAAGTGTTGGGACCCCTGCCACCAGAACAGATGAAGCTCTTCTATAACAACCCCCGCTTCCACGGACTGCGG TTCCCTGCTGTGAACCACCCCCAGACCTTGGAGCGGAGATACCTGGGAATCATCGGTGGAGCCCTGCTGGACCTGCTAAAG aacctgctgctgctcaaccCGACAGAACGCTTTCTCACAGAGCAGAGCCTGAACCACCACGCCTTCCAGACCCTGCGGCTGGTGGAGCGGCCCGGCCCACCTACACCTACACCTGTACGCTCTTCCAAGAGAAAACCGCACCATGGAGACAACACCACCCCCAGCAG GAGCCATGGGGGAAAGAGCTCGGGAGGCCACCgctccagcagcagagagtgCTCCAGCTTACCCCGGCACGAAGACCTCCACCCCAACAACGATGGCTTTCTCAACGGCAACATGCCTGCAGCAATCAACCTCAGTCCCACTCTGCATCCCAAGAACTACCAGCCGCAGATCTACAACCACTCCACCTCGTGCAACATGGACCTGGCCAGCAGCAACCTGCCTCATCTGCTCAGCCCTGGTGAAGCCAAGAGCAAGGGCGACTTTGAGATTAACCTTGGGTCCAAGGTGTCCGACGGCCCCGGAGCCAAGTACCTCAAATCCAACTTCCGCTCGCAGCAGAACCGCCATTCTTTTGTGGAGGGGAAGACCAACACGCTTCAATCCGGGGAGAAACACAGTCGACACAGCTACATGGAGGCCCACAGCTCCacgccctcctcctccaagtTCGCCTACCTGAACTTGTCCAAGAGCTATGGCACGCTTAGCGATGCCAAGTCGGTGGGGAACTTAAATGATGTTCATCTTTACGCTGATGAGCCCACATCTCGATACTTTCCCTCAAGCTGCCTGGACCTCACAGCCCCGAGCAGTCCAGCACCCCGCCGGGTGGACAGGCTGGGACCTGGCGCAGCTGGCAGAGGAAGCatgcgggagagagagagcaacaccCTGGACTCATCCTACAGGCGCTCCTCCACCCGCCACAAGGCCTCAGAGGAGGCCAAGTCACCAGATTCCCTAGACCCTGGGGACAGTGGCGTTGAGAGGAGCCACGCTCACTCTCTGTCCGCCCCGCATGACCCTCTAGCTTACGGTCAGGGATACACCAGCCCCTTCTCCTCCCAGCAGCGACCGCACCGCCACTCCATGTACGTACGGAGGGACCACCAGAGGACACATGGGGCGGATGAGGGGCTGTCGGTAGGGCAGGGGGTGCCTACCAGAGCCAGCAGCCTACAGCTCCTGTCCCCGCAGCTGCAGCACCGCACACTGCCTCGCCACTCTGGGGGCTCATCCAGAGAGGAAGACATGAGTAGG AGCGAACAGGCACCCACTGAGGTCATCCACAGCAGACCCCCAATAAGGGACTCCACAAGGGACAACACCGCATCTTTTCACACACAGCGGCAAAAAAGCGAG GTTGGCTTATATCATGACCAGCAAACAGAAGACGGGGGCTCCTCCAAAGAGAACCGCAACATCTACAGTGAATCCATGCCCAGGAGGGTGGGCAGCTTCTACCGAG TCCCTTCTCCCCGGCCAGACAACTCCTTCCATGACAGCCGAGGTCAGAGCCGGGCCGGGGACGGAACGAACCACTCCAAACGTCAGCCGGCATTTGACCCCTG gaCTGGCCCAGATACCGTGGTGTTGAACTCCTCTGAGCCATCCAAAGAAAAGGAGAAGCAGGGTTTCTTCAGAgcaataaagaagaagaagaaaaaatctcAAATG GTTCCTAATGAAGGGGTCGACACAGTCATGCAGAAGTCCTCCAGGTCCTCTAGTCACCAGAGCAGCCGCCACAGGAGCCGTGACAAGAGCAGAGACCGGGACCAAGAGCGGGACCGAGACAGGGACAAGGACTGGCCTCCTGAGAAACTGTCAGATTCACACTCGCCG AGCCAGCCGCTCAAGTCTCTGCGCAAGCTCCTGCACCTTTCGTCCTCGTCCTCCAACCAGACCGCACAGTCTGACATGCGCTACCAGCCGCTGCCTAATTCAGCCTCCGCTCAAGGTGGATTCACAGAAAACCGGGGTCACTCAGGGGTCAGCACGCCCCAGCTGAAGAGCCGACAGGCAGCCTACCCGCTGCCCGGACAGCTCGAGTCCGGCTGGCATACGTCTGCCCTCGGCCGCCCGGAGGGGAACCCTTACCCGGAGCAAATGGGCATCAAGGGAGGCCAGAACGGGCACGGCTTCGGACGCCCCTCCAGGTCCCGTATGCCAAACCTCAACGACCTGAAAGAGACGGCTCTGTGA